Proteins encoded together in one Ptiloglossa arizonensis isolate GNS036 chromosome 9, iyPtiAriz1_principal, whole genome shotgun sequence window:
- the Crim gene encoding QVR superfamily protein crim, whose translation MRMNKLISVIFLLSLFITKGQSLYCYRCNSNYPGCGTPLNWLWFWGEVCPEYDDKCIKIIERKGAETIITRECLSSVRSFRTDIPADRYEGCRPAAKNVRLGHYVNNTIPQLDIHRDYYDEVTWCFCYFDHRCNSSVTIAVSTLLLLMSIVVQQIAI comes from the exons atgagaatgaataaattaatttctgtcATCTTCTTGCTAAGTTTATTTATTACCAAAG GACAAAGTTTATACTGTTACAGATGTAACAGTAATTATCCTGGGTGTGGCACACCTTTAAATTGGTTATGGTTTTGGGGAGAAGTTTGTCCAGAATATGAtgataaatgtataaaaattattgaaagaaaAGGAG CCGAAACTATCATAACACGAGAGTGTTTGAGCTCTGTTCGCAGCTTTAGAACAGACATTCCAGCAGATCGATACGAGGGTTGCCGTCCTGCTGCTAAAAATGTCAGATTAGGACATTATGTGAATAATACCATTCCTCAATTAGATATTCATAGAGATTATTATGACGAGGTAACATGGTGTTTTTGTTACTTCGATCATAGATGCAATAGTTCTGTTACTATTGCTGTTTCAACATTACTATTGCTTATGAGTATAGTGGTGCAACAAATTGCTATTTAA